A stretch of Amycolatopsis balhimycina FH 1894 DNA encodes these proteins:
- a CDS encoding DUF2278 family protein — protein MPLNSYGVLSGAVVDTRREGTTETPHYQIELAADDDVHYRVAVNVESQETPSELRYRVVEDFRHPMTAALPAGSGWTPLPSGPGGANLDFIRGNLFDPATLRVLPPELTGPDNDLADLLDHYVLRARHDTDVRLFAFGQRWGPEAGVPDKVFGFVPGNGVHDVHMNQGNSEAFRRDDGVWQDGGLLLHFGAESRWVAIFLAFQSQSWHTDDTTGHAIGGAPGPREKIPVRIVGALVNPVGPAPEAERVTLLNASPAEVDLTGWRLADRAKHTCALPATRLAAGATLVVPTTDAVQLGNNGGAITLLDAQGLKVHGVSYTGEQSHDEGWTLVF, from the coding sequence GTGCCCTTGAACTCCTATGGCGTGCTTTCCGGCGCGGTGGTCGACACCCGGCGTGAAGGAACAACCGAAACGCCGCACTACCAGATAGAACTCGCCGCCGACGACGACGTTCACTATCGCGTCGCGGTGAACGTCGAATCCCAGGAAACGCCTTCCGAACTCCGTTATCGTGTGGTCGAAGATTTCCGGCACCCGATGACGGCGGCGTTGCCCGCGGGGTCCGGGTGGACCCCGTTGCCGTCCGGTCCGGGCGGTGCCAACCTCGACTTCATCCGGGGGAACCTGTTCGATCCGGCCACGCTCAGGGTGCTGCCGCCCGAGCTGACCGGCCCCGACAACGATCTCGCCGACCTGCTCGACCACTACGTCCTTCGGGCCCGGCACGACACGGACGTCCGGCTCTTCGCCTTCGGCCAGCGATGGGGCCCGGAGGCCGGAGTCCCGGACAAGGTCTTCGGTTTCGTGCCCGGCAACGGCGTTCACGACGTGCACATGAACCAGGGCAACAGCGAAGCGTTCCGTCGTGACGACGGCGTGTGGCAGGACGGTGGGCTGCTGCTCCACTTCGGCGCCGAGTCCCGCTGGGTCGCGATCTTCCTCGCGTTCCAGAGCCAGTCGTGGCACACCGACGACACGACCGGCCACGCGATCGGCGGCGCGCCCGGCCCGCGGGAGAAGATCCCGGTGCGCATCGTGGGGGCACTGGTCAACCCGGTCGGTCCCGCTCCCGAGGCCGAGCGGGTCACCTTGCTGAACGCGTCGCCGGCGGAGGTCGATCTCACCGGCTGGCGGCTGGCGGACCGGGCGAAGCACACGTGTGCGTTGCCCGCGACGCGGCTTGCCGCCGGGGCCACCCTCGTGGTGCCCACCACCGACGCGGTCCAGCTGGGCAACAACGGCGGTGCGATCACCTTGCTGGACGCCCAGGGGCTGAAGGTGCACGGCGTGTCGTACACGGGCGAGCAGAGTCACGACGAGGGCTGGACGCTGGTGTTCTGA
- a CDS encoding LuxR C-terminal-related transcriptional regulator codes for MSGFSVVLADDAVLFREAVAEVLRTAGFDIRAQVGDVAALHSAVERVRPDLAVVDIRLPPTHELEGLRAAVEIRRDHPDVGVLVLSQHVETRLVGMLVGESARGVGYLLKERVCGIGAFVDAARDVASGGCRLDPEIAWLLTRPGRADGRLARLSEREHQILSLIAEGRSNQAICERLVLTKKTVETHIRHILLRLDLRPEPADHRRVLAVLAYLGAQGRP; via the coding sequence ATGAGCGGGTTCAGTGTCGTGCTGGCCGACGACGCCGTCCTCTTCCGGGAAGCGGTGGCCGAGGTGCTGCGTACCGCGGGCTTCGACATCCGTGCCCAGGTGGGTGACGTGGCGGCGCTCCACAGCGCGGTCGAGCGGGTGCGGCCGGACCTCGCGGTCGTCGACATCCGGTTGCCGCCGACCCACGAACTCGAGGGCCTGCGCGCCGCCGTCGAAATCCGGCGCGACCACCCCGATGTCGGGGTCCTCGTGCTCTCCCAGCACGTCGAAACCCGGCTGGTCGGCATGCTCGTCGGCGAGTCCGCGCGTGGCGTCGGCTACCTGCTGAAAGAGCGCGTCTGCGGGATCGGCGCCTTCGTCGACGCGGCACGGGACGTGGCCTCGGGCGGCTGCCGGCTGGACCCGGAGATCGCCTGGCTGCTGACCCGGCCCGGCCGGGCCGACGGCCGGCTCGCCCGGCTCAGCGAGCGTGAACACCAGATCCTGTCGCTGATCGCGGAAGGGCGGTCCAACCAGGCGATCTGCGAACGGCTCGTGCTGACGAAAAAGACCGTGGAGACGCACATCCGCCACATCCTGCTGCGCCTGGACCTGCGGCCGGAGCCCGCGGACCATCGCCGTGTGCTGGCGGTGCTGGCGTACCTGGGCGCTCAGGGCCGGCCCTGA
- a CDS encoding sensor histidine kinase: MTRHRAVVVVLAGSAAALGAAAVLLEVRDGTHPMADVLLTSLSGTAFVVAGLIADRRAPSNRSGLLMVLVGLGLFAEDLQLSPNAVVFTAGLLLAHASAPLVVHLMASFPAGRPDSRIAKGIVVGAYVVAFGVSAAGVPFVDWAARFPGKPENLLLVVDAPAVGDAVGRTLEPAGAVIGVALLLLLARRLSARTPGVRRPLGLVVAVALAGAALSAVASSLGSGHPAQAGVLTCYKIVFCLWPVTFAAGVVWMAPRVGGVADLLAAVRQPCSPAELCVLLGRVLRDPSLRLVGWHSPAQNPGLPDTGGSAGPGERTVVLAECQGRPIAAVLSRDTTWDDPRVIRAAGTVVGMVADRLRLLDEIDGQLAEFRRSRVRLVELADAERRRVERDLHDGAQQRLVAVAIGLRLARQRLEGHVEPALAQLLAAGAEGLETAIGELRDLARGIHPAVLTQAGLVPAVTSLAERCPVPASVSAADLPGLPAAVAATAYFVVAEAITNVLKHAGATRIRVCLVADAGRLTVSVRDDGAGCETMTGGSGLAGLAERVRALDGRLTIHSGHGGGTAVWAEIPLDAAAPDRVTR; the protein is encoded by the coding sequence GTGACCCGTCATCGCGCCGTCGTCGTCGTCCTGGCCGGTTCCGCGGCGGCGCTCGGCGCGGCCGCGGTCCTCCTCGAGGTGCGCGACGGCACGCACCCGATGGCCGACGTCCTGCTGACGTCGTTGTCCGGTACGGCTTTCGTGGTCGCCGGGCTGATCGCCGACCGGCGCGCGCCGTCGAACCGGAGTGGCCTGCTGATGGTCCTCGTGGGACTCGGGCTTTTCGCCGAGGATCTTCAGCTGTCGCCGAACGCCGTGGTGTTCACCGCCGGGCTGCTGCTCGCGCACGCGTCGGCCCCGCTGGTCGTCCACCTGATGGCGAGCTTCCCGGCGGGACGGCCGGACAGCCGGATCGCGAAAGGAATCGTAGTCGGTGCCTACGTGGTGGCTTTCGGTGTCTCGGCCGCGGGAGTGCCCTTCGTGGACTGGGCGGCGAGGTTCCCCGGCAAGCCGGAAAACCTCTTGCTGGTCGTGGACGCGCCCGCGGTCGGTGACGCCGTCGGCAGGACGCTGGAGCCGGCGGGTGCGGTCATCGGCGTCGCCCTTCTCCTCCTGCTGGCCCGCCGGCTCAGTGCCCGGACGCCCGGCGTGCGCCGGCCTCTCGGACTCGTCGTCGCGGTCGCGCTGGCCGGCGCGGCCTTGTCCGCCGTCGCCAGTTCGCTCGGCTCCGGGCACCCCGCCCAGGCCGGCGTCCTGACTTGCTACAAGATCGTCTTCTGCCTGTGGCCGGTGACGTTCGCGGCGGGCGTCGTCTGGATGGCGCCGCGCGTGGGCGGCGTCGCGGATCTGCTCGCCGCGGTCCGGCAGCCCTGTTCACCGGCGGAGCTGTGCGTCCTGCTGGGCCGCGTCCTGCGTGATCCGTCGCTGCGCCTGGTGGGCTGGCATTCGCCGGCGCAGAACCCCGGTCTCCCGGATACCGGCGGCAGCGCGGGGCCGGGGGAGCGGACGGTGGTCCTGGCCGAATGCCAGGGCAGGCCGATCGCCGCGGTCCTCAGCCGCGACACGACGTGGGACGATCCACGGGTGATCCGGGCCGCGGGGACGGTCGTCGGGATGGTCGCCGACCGGCTGCGCCTGCTCGACGAGATCGACGGGCAGCTCGCGGAGTTCCGCCGGTCCCGGGTGCGGCTGGTCGAGCTCGCCGACGCCGAGCGCCGCCGGGTGGAGCGTGACCTGCACGACGGGGCCCAGCAGCGGCTGGTGGCCGTGGCGATCGGGTTGCGCCTGGCGCGGCAGCGGCTCGAAGGGCACGTCGAGCCCGCGCTGGCCCAGTTGCTGGCCGCCGGGGCCGAAGGCCTCGAGACGGCGATCGGCGAGCTTCGGGACCTGGCCCGGGGTATCCACCCCGCGGTCCTCACCCAGGCGGGACTGGTTCCCGCCGTCACCTCGCTGGCCGAACGCTGCCCGGTGCCGGCGTCGGTGTCCGCGGCGGACCTGCCCGGGCTCCCGGCGGCGGTGGCGGCGACCGCCTATTTCGTCGTCGCCGAAGCGATCACGAACGTGCTCAAGCACGCGGGCGCGACGCGGATCAGGGTCTGCCTCGTCGCCGACGCCGGACGGCTGACCGTCTCCGTGCGAGACGACGGTGCCGGCTGCGAAACCATGACCGGGGGGTCCGGTCTGGCCGGGCTGGCCGAACGGGTCCGCGCACTCGACGGGCGGCTGACGATCCACAGTGGACATGGCGGGGGCACCGCCGTGTGGGCCGAGATCCCGCTGGACGCGGCGGCGCCGGACCGGGTCACACGCTGA
- a CDS encoding Na+/H+ antiporter, with product MRGVETVLFLVVVATVVATFARRWRVPAPSLLVVVGVVVGLLPGVPVVQVTPEVISLVVLPPLLFAAGEELPWRDLRAVARPVAVLSVGLVLLSAAAVIGVAVAVTPLPVGMAFVLGAVLASTDPVAVTALARRLALPPRVQALIQAESLFNDATSLLLFRVALFLAVAGGAASWGRTLGEFGLLAGGGVAVGVLTALGAFLIRRRTEDPMLETVISLVTPYAGYVVAESVGGSGVTAVVVASVILGTQAERLTTARIRLQVGAVYQTVVFLLESVVFGLIGLQLPALVRRVEGGGAWWLLQALAIAATLVLARLLLVFVLSVLRQRRRDGRVSWQVPAVVSWAGARGVVPLAAALSLPVATMDGSELPARDLVLVLTTAVIVLTLVVQGFTLAPLVRRAGIALDPADLRTEYGTARRKLAEAGLSHLDHLAETESAAAFVVDQLRASWQARLDRIRGDGEDNAGDLARGTGYRALRRELIDIEAAELTRLFEAGEITDGTRRRIQRLLDLEHAGLED from the coding sequence ATGCGCGGGGTGGAAACCGTCCTGTTCCTCGTGGTCGTGGCGACCGTGGTGGCCACGTTCGCCCGGCGGTGGCGTGTTCCGGCGCCGTCGCTGCTGGTCGTCGTCGGGGTCGTCGTGGGGCTGCTGCCCGGCGTCCCGGTCGTGCAGGTGACGCCCGAGGTGATCAGCCTGGTCGTGCTCCCGCCGCTGCTGTTCGCGGCGGGGGAGGAGCTGCCGTGGCGGGACCTGCGTGCCGTTGCGCGTCCGGTCGCGGTGCTGTCGGTCGGGCTGGTGCTGCTGTCGGCCGCGGCGGTGATCGGGGTCGCGGTCGCGGTGACGCCGTTGCCGGTCGGGATGGCGTTCGTGCTCGGCGCGGTGCTGGCGAGCACCGACCCGGTCGCGGTGACGGCGCTGGCGCGGCGGCTGGCGTTGCCGCCGCGGGTGCAGGCGCTGATCCAGGCCGAGAGCCTGTTCAACGACGCGACCAGCCTGCTGCTGTTCCGGGTGGCGCTCTTCCTGGCCGTCGCCGGGGGAGCCGCGTCGTGGGGCCGGACGCTGGGGGAGTTCGGGCTGCTCGCCGGTGGCGGGGTGGCGGTCGGCGTGCTGACGGCGCTCGGCGCGTTCCTCATCCGGCGGCGCACCGAGGACCCGATGCTGGAAACGGTGATCTCCCTGGTCACGCCGTACGCGGGCTATGTGGTCGCGGAGTCGGTCGGCGGATCGGGGGTGACGGCGGTCGTCGTGGCGAGCGTGATCCTCGGGACCCAGGCCGAGCGGCTGACGACGGCGCGGATCCGGCTGCAGGTCGGCGCGGTGTACCAGACCGTGGTGTTCCTGCTGGAGAGCGTCGTGTTCGGCCTGATCGGGCTGCAGCTGCCGGCCCTGGTGCGCCGGGTGGAGGGTGGCGGGGCGTGGTGGCTGCTGCAGGCGCTCGCCATCGCGGCGACGCTGGTCCTGGCGCGGCTGCTGCTGGTGTTCGTGCTTTCGGTGCTGCGGCAACGGCGGAGGGACGGCCGGGTGTCGTGGCAGGTGCCCGCGGTCGTTTCGTGGGCGGGGGCGCGGGGCGTGGTGCCGCTGGCGGCGGCGCTGTCGCTGCCGGTGGCCACCATGGACGGTTCCGAGCTGCCCGCGCGTGACCTCGTCCTGGTGCTGACGACGGCGGTGATCGTGCTGACGCTCGTCGTCCAGGGCTTCACCCTGGCGCCGCTGGTACGGCGGGCCGGTATCGCGCTCGACCCGGCCGACCTGCGGACCGAGTACGGCACCGCGCGCCGCAAGCTCGCCGAAGCCGGGCTGAGCCACCTGGACCACCTGGCCGAGACCGAGTCCGCCGCGGCGTTCGTCGTCGACCAGCTGCGGGCGAGCTGGCAGGCGCGGCTGGACCGCATCCGCGGCGACGGCGAAGACAACGCCGGCGACCTGGCGCGCGGGACCGGCTACCGCGCACTGAGGCGTGAGCTGATCGACATCGAGGCGGCCGAGCTGACGCGGCTGTTCGAGGCGGGCGAGATCACCGACGGCACGCGGCGGCGCATCCAGCGGCTGCTGGACCTGGAGCACGCCGGGCTGGAGGACTGA
- a CDS encoding ATP-binding protein, translated as MTIELVLLPRVSYRGREITSPRLGGLLALLAGDLRTGASTARLIEGLWPDERPEHPAKALQVLVSRARAQLGHDVIEATSSGYRLTLAEDQVDTCALVLSATACARLSRDGDHEAALAHAEAGLALWTAQDDPGSADPLGALRTARASTSRWLLRARALCRSRLGRAAEAADELAELVAERPRDEELLLELLRSEAATAGPAAALARYEDYRRGVRDELGSDPGPALRELHQRLLQGEAPAVRHGVAHEPNPLLGRDADLAAVTGLLRTSRVTSIVGAGGLGKTRLAHAVSRRADQRIVHFVPLAGITHDDEVAAEVASAVGGADAGGPPGSLPAAPRDAVTGILDALGSGPALLVLDNCEHVVRGVADLVRTLVALSADLRVLTTGRTPLDLSSEAVHALPELSPATAAELFRQRASAVRPDIDLPGDTVRELCAHLDGLPLAIELAAARARVMSVPEIARHLDDRFALLRGGARDAPARHRTLHAVIDWSWNLLDRPGQAAMRALSVFPGGFTADAARHLLGDEAVDLLDQLAGHSLLKVLETPAGTRFRMLETVREFSAARRDEAGETEKNTAGFLAWAVDFSLAHHESLFGADLVPAMRRVGAEHDNLVHALRHGIDHEDGTTVAATSAALAGLWTFESNFGRMAALVADTAWLLSHYRPEPRLVAATRTSLVLSAVNSFLLQGPRPTRSLVALRRLPPAAPGTLVHATETVIRTVAAPDFALLFALCGDDDPLVAGLAEGVASYAWSALDDPGRALAAAERMVAVFDGRDSPWLRAVAHARVGELCLELERGEEARRSISTVLAVLDETGTWPGAARIRGALVLANLQTGAIDEAEHWLEQAMLTGGSEVAGASMVDVGARAEILLARGDVDAGLRLWRQAAERLRSAKDTGPGADGWMWETQAVTVVAHACHGRLDLVTEITGDLPRVLPGLLEDPGTSVPVCGALLLALALADLDRAQTAGERSAAVRMIALADRFRYVRGFHPTMSSARIRALAEQAAEPAYTDARSEYAGLGREELRAAAIAALAVRPRDRA; from the coding sequence GTGACGATCGAGCTGGTCCTGCTGCCGCGCGTGTCCTACCGCGGCCGGGAAATCACCAGCCCCCGCCTCGGCGGGCTCCTCGCCCTGCTCGCCGGCGACCTCCGCACCGGCGCGAGCACCGCCCGCCTGATCGAAGGGCTCTGGCCGGACGAGCGACCGGAGCACCCCGCCAAGGCCCTGCAGGTGCTCGTGTCCCGCGCACGAGCCCAGCTCGGCCACGACGTCATCGAAGCCACGTCGTCCGGCTACCGGCTCACCCTGGCCGAGGACCAGGTGGACACCTGCGCACTCGTGCTCAGCGCGACCGCCTGCGCCCGGCTCTCCCGCGACGGCGACCACGAAGCCGCGCTCGCCCACGCCGAGGCAGGCCTGGCGCTCTGGACGGCACAGGACGATCCCGGCAGCGCCGATCCGCTCGGCGCGCTGCGGACGGCCCGCGCGTCGACCAGCCGGTGGCTGCTCCGTGCCCGCGCGCTGTGCCGATCGCGGCTGGGCCGGGCCGCCGAGGCTGCCGACGAGCTGGCCGAGCTGGTGGCGGAACGGCCGCGCGACGAGGAACTGCTCCTGGAGCTGCTGCGCAGCGAAGCCGCGACGGCCGGGCCCGCCGCCGCGCTGGCCCGGTACGAGGACTACCGGCGCGGGGTGCGCGACGAACTCGGCAGCGACCCGGGACCCGCCCTGCGCGAGCTGCACCAGCGGCTCCTGCAGGGCGAAGCACCCGCGGTCCGCCACGGCGTCGCGCACGAGCCGAACCCGCTGCTCGGCCGGGACGCCGACCTGGCCGCCGTCACCGGGCTGCTGCGGACGTCCCGGGTCACCTCGATCGTCGGCGCGGGCGGGCTGGGCAAGACCCGGCTGGCGCACGCCGTGAGCCGCCGGGCCGACCAGCGGATCGTGCACTTCGTGCCGCTCGCCGGGATCACCCACGACGACGAGGTCGCCGCGGAAGTCGCCTCGGCGGTCGGTGGCGCCGACGCGGGAGGCCCGCCGGGCAGCCTCCCGGCCGCCCCGCGCGACGCCGTGACCGGCATCCTCGACGCGCTCGGCTCCGGGCCGGCGCTGCTGGTGCTCGACAACTGCGAACACGTCGTGCGCGGCGTGGCCGACCTGGTCCGGACGCTGGTCGCGCTCAGCGCCGACCTGCGGGTGCTCACGACCGGCCGGACCCCGCTCGACCTCTCCTCGGAGGCGGTCCACGCGCTGCCGGAACTGAGCCCGGCGACCGCCGCCGAACTGTTCCGGCAGCGGGCCAGTGCCGTCCGTCCGGACATCGACCTGCCTGGCGACACCGTCCGGGAGCTGTGCGCGCACCTCGACGGCCTGCCCCTCGCGATCGAGCTGGCCGCGGCCCGCGCCCGGGTCATGTCGGTCCCCGAGATCGCCCGGCACCTCGACGACCGGTTCGCCCTGTTGCGCGGCGGCGCGCGCGACGCGCCGGCCCGCCACCGCACGCTGCACGCCGTCATCGACTGGAGCTGGAATCTCCTCGACCGGCCGGGACAGGCCGCCATGCGCGCCCTGTCGGTCTTCCCCGGCGGCTTCACCGCCGACGCCGCCCGGCACCTGCTCGGCGACGAGGCGGTCGACCTGCTCGACCAGCTCGCCGGCCACTCGCTGCTCAAGGTGCTGGAGACCCCGGCGGGCACGCGGTTCCGGATGCTGGAGACGGTCCGCGAATTCAGCGCCGCGCGCCGAGACGAAGCCGGCGAGACCGAGAAGAACACAGCCGGTTTCCTGGCCTGGGCCGTGGACTTCTCCCTGGCCCACCACGAATCCCTGTTCGGCGCCGATCTCGTCCCGGCCATGCGCCGGGTCGGTGCCGAGCACGACAACCTGGTGCACGCCCTCCGGCACGGCATCGACCACGAGGACGGCACGACCGTCGCGGCGACGTCCGCCGCACTGGCCGGCCTGTGGACCTTCGAGTCGAACTTCGGCCGCATGGCCGCGCTCGTCGCGGACACCGCGTGGCTCCTCTCGCACTACCGGCCCGAGCCCCGGCTCGTGGCGGCGACCCGCACGTCGCTGGTGCTGAGCGCGGTGAACAGCTTCCTGTTGCAGGGCCCCCGGCCCACCCGCTCGCTGGTCGCTCTCCGCCGTCTCCCGCCCGCCGCACCCGGCACCCTGGTGCACGCCACCGAAACGGTGATCCGCACCGTCGCCGCGCCGGACTTCGCCCTGCTGTTCGCGTTGTGCGGTGACGACGATCCGCTCGTCGCCGGCCTGGCCGAGGGCGTCGCCAGCTACGCGTGGTCGGCGCTCGACGATCCCGGACGCGCGCTGGCCGCGGCCGAGCGCATGGTCGCCGTGTTCGACGGCCGGGACTCGCCGTGGCTGCGCGCCGTCGCCCACGCCCGGGTCGGGGAACTCTGCCTGGAACTGGAACGCGGGGAAGAAGCGCGGCGGTCGATCAGCACCGTGCTCGCGGTCCTGGACGAGACCGGCACCTGGCCGGGCGCGGCCCGGATCCGGGGCGCGCTCGTCCTGGCCAACCTGCAGACGGGCGCGATCGACGAGGCGGAGCACTGGCTCGAACAGGCCATGCTGACCGGCGGCAGCGAAGTCGCCGGAGCGTCCATGGTGGACGTCGGTGCCCGCGCCGAGATCCTGCTCGCCCGCGGTGACGTCGACGCGGGCCTGCGTCTGTGGCGGCAGGCCGCCGAACGGCTCCGGTCTGCAAAGGACACCGGCCCTGGCGCCGACGGCTGGATGTGGGAGACCCAAGCCGTCACCGTGGTCGCGCACGCCTGCCACGGGCGCCTCGACCTCGTCACCGAGATCACCGGCGACCTCCCCCGCGTGCTGCCCGGCCTGCTCGAAGACCCGGGGACGTCGGTCCCGGTCTGCGGCGCCCTCCTGCTGGCGCTGGCCCTGGCCGACCTCGACCGCGCTCAGACGGCCGGCGAGCGATCCGCGGCGGTGCGCATGATCGCCCTCGCCGACCGGTTCCGGTACGTGCGGGGCTTCCATCCCACGATGTCGTCGGCCCGGATCCGCGCTCTGGCCGAGCAGGCCGCCGAGCCGGCGTACACCGACGCGCGGTCGGAATACGCCGGCCTCGGCCGCGAAGAGCTGCGAGCCGCGGCGATCGCGGCGCTGGCGGTCAGGCCGCGGGATCGCGCCTGA
- a CDS encoding ABC transporter permease, with product MSYAVRDSATMLRRNLRHLRRYPGMMIMALGMPVLLLLLFVGVFGGAMQAGVPGGAYVDYLVPGILLMTVGYGASMTALAVNRDMTEGIISRFRTMAIARVSVLTGHVLGAVLRTVVSATLVVGVALLFGFRPAAGPGGWLATLGLVLLLALALTWLAVAVGLAAKNAEGANLFILLVQVLPFVSSAFVPTDTMSGAVRWFARNEPFTPVIDTLRGLLLGTPVGSSAWIAVAWCAGFAVAGYVWARALFRRDPAA from the coding sequence ATGAGCTACGCGGTGCGCGATTCGGCGACCATGTTGCGGCGCAACCTGAGGCACCTGCGCCGGTACCCCGGGATGATGATCATGGCGCTGGGCATGCCGGTGCTGCTCCTGCTGCTGTTCGTCGGGGTGTTCGGCGGCGCGATGCAGGCGGGTGTCCCCGGTGGTGCGTACGTCGACTACCTGGTGCCAGGCATCCTGCTGATGACCGTGGGGTACGGCGCGTCGATGACGGCGCTGGCGGTGAACCGCGACATGACCGAGGGGATCATTTCGCGGTTCCGGACGATGGCGATCGCGCGGGTGTCCGTGCTGACCGGGCACGTCCTGGGTGCGGTGCTCCGCACGGTGGTCAGCGCGACGCTGGTCGTCGGGGTGGCGCTGCTGTTCGGGTTCCGGCCCGCCGCGGGACCGGGTGGCTGGCTCGCGACGCTGGGGCTGGTGCTCCTGCTGGCGTTGGCGCTGACCTGGCTGGCCGTCGCGGTCGGATTGGCGGCGAAGAACGCCGAGGGCGCGAACCTGTTCATCCTGCTGGTGCAGGTGCTGCCGTTCGTCAGCAGTGCGTTCGTGCCCACGGACACGATGTCGGGAGCCGTGCGCTGGTTCGCCCGCAACGAGCCGTTCACCCCGGTCATCGACACCCTGCGCGGTTTGCTGCTGGGCACGCCGGTCGGGAGCAGTGCGTGGATCGCCGTGGCCTGGTGCGCCGGGTTCGCCGTCGCGGGGTACGTCTGGGCGCGGGCGTTGTTCAGGCGCGATCCCGCGGCCTGA
- a CDS encoding ATP-binding cassette domain-containing protein, with product MTTPAIAASGLRKSFGDQVVLDGIDLQVATGTIFALLGPNGAGKTTAVRILSTLIRADGGQASVAGHDVAAEPDGVRAAIGVTGQFSAVDNLLTGEENLLLMADLHHLGRAEGRRKAAELLERFDLAESAGKLVSAYSGGMRRRLDLAMTLAGEPRVLFLDEPTTGLDPRSRHTMWGIIRDLVAGGVTVFLTTQYLDEADELAGRVAVLDHGRVVAEGTPDELKRRVGGGHVRLQFADAASLDAAARALGEGTRDESVFTLSVPGDGDVRSLRGLLDRLDGAGVDVGSLSVHTPDLDDVFFALTTEKEAAR from the coding sequence GTGACCACCCCGGCGATAGCGGCCAGCGGGCTGCGCAAGTCCTTCGGCGACCAGGTCGTGCTCGACGGCATCGATCTGCAGGTCGCCACGGGCACGATCTTCGCCCTGCTCGGGCCCAACGGCGCGGGCAAGACGACCGCCGTGCGGATCCTGTCCACCCTGATCCGCGCCGACGGCGGGCAGGCCTCCGTCGCGGGGCACGACGTGGCCGCCGAGCCGGACGGGGTCCGCGCCGCGATCGGCGTCACCGGGCAGTTCTCGGCGGTCGACAACCTGCTGACCGGCGAGGAGAACCTGCTGCTGATGGCGGACCTGCACCACCTCGGCCGCGCCGAAGGACGGCGGAAGGCGGCCGAACTGCTCGAGCGGTTCGACCTCGCCGAGTCCGCGGGGAAGCTCGTGTCGGCCTATTCCGGCGGGATGCGGCGGCGGCTCGACCTGGCGATGACGCTCGCCGGCGAGCCGCGCGTCCTCTTCCTCGACGAGCCGACCACCGGGCTCGACCCCCGCAGCCGGCACACCATGTGGGGGATCATCCGGGACCTCGTCGCGGGCGGCGTCACCGTCTTCCTGACAACGCAGTACCTGGACGAGGCCGACGAGCTGGCCGGCAGGGTCGCGGTGCTCGACCACGGGCGGGTGGTCGCCGAAGGCACGCCGGACGAACTCAAACGGCGAGTCGGCGGCGGGCACGTCCGGCTGCAGTTCGCCGACGCCGCCAGTCTCGACGCCGCCGCCCGGGCGCTGGGGGAAGGGACGCGGGACGAGTCCGTGTTCACGCTGTCGGTGCCGGGCGACGGTGACGTGCGCTCGTTGCGCGGCCTCCTCGACCGGCTGGACGGCGCCGGGGTGGACGTCGGCAGCCTGTCGGTGCACACCCCGGACCTCGACGACGTCTTCTTCGCCCTCACGACCGAGAAGGAGGCCGCTCGATGA
- the kdpC gene encoding K(+)-transporting ATPase subunit C yields the protein MKVLYKQTVAGLKMLLVLTVLLGVVYPLAVWAVARIPGLSDNAEGSIITQNGQPVGSSLIGVDPVAKDPAHDPFFHNRPSAGSKDPLGPGDPSTSGASNKGTGNEDLLATVKQRQELIAKREGVDVSKVPADAVTASASGLDPQISPAYAELQVPRVARENGLSEDEVRKLVDGNTAGRGLGVLGDPAVDVLQLNLAVAAARH from the coding sequence ATGAAGGTGCTGTACAAGCAGACCGTCGCCGGCCTGAAGATGCTGCTGGTGCTGACCGTCCTGCTGGGCGTCGTCTACCCGCTCGCGGTGTGGGCGGTGGCCCGGATCCCCGGCCTCTCGGACAACGCCGAAGGCTCGATCATCACGCAGAACGGCCAGCCGGTCGGGTCGTCGTTGATCGGCGTCGATCCGGTGGCGAAGGACCCGGCGCACGACCCGTTCTTCCACAACCGGCCCTCGGCCGGGTCGAAGGACCCGCTCGGGCCCGGCGACCCGTCCACCTCGGGTGCCTCGAACAAGGGCACCGGCAACGAGGACCTGCTCGCCACGGTCAAGCAGCGGCAGGAGCTGATCGCGAAGCGGGAAGGCGTCGACGTGTCGAAGGTGCCGGCCGACGCCGTCACCGCGTCGGCTTCGGGACTCGACCCGCAGATCAGCCCGGCCTACGCCGAGCTGCAGGTGCCGCGGGTCGCCCGGGAGAACGGCCTGAGCGAGGACGAAGTCCGCAAGCTCGTCGACGGCAACACCGCCGGGCGCGGGCTCGGCGTGCTCGGCGACCCGGCGGTCGACGTCCTGCAGCTCAACCTCGCCGTCGCGGCGGCCAGGCACTGA